A section of the Pseudanabaena mucicola str. Chao 1806 genome encodes:
- a CDS encoding YgaP-like transmembrane domain yields MQCNVGKTDRIVRVVLGTVVLLLGFYFQSWWGLLGLLPLYTISIAWCPKVLFCAVPSRKWWHQCCRGCC; encoded by the coding sequence ATGCAATGTAATGTCGGAAAAACAGATCGCATCGTCCGGGTCGTCCTCGGCACGGTTGTTTTGCTCTTGGGTTTTTATTTTCAAAGCTGGTGGGGGCTACTTGGGTTATTGCCCCTCTACACCATCAGCATTGCTTGGTGTCCAAAGGTTTTATTTTGTGCTGTACCCTCACGCAAGTGGTGGCATCAGTGTTGCCGAGGGTGCTGCTAG
- a CDS encoding dynamin family protein produces MTVDYVEQTIAILYQKVDIFFDYPCLQTAPPELEKIVKAILRHRKPLMRKQIYITFFGTFKAGKSTLINAILADRILPSRANRATGVITRVAYCSQKTAYITKKGTQKKFSQVPYDDVAKYILLDTSQGNSVIPEDIESVVLGIPKPILKDDRVIIDTPGIRDTPELTNITFKELAKADLAVMVLKAGQILSEDEKSMALSVNSLLRGNVVFIINRFDEIDEEEESKADVFKWAVSDLQKLRLGNSIVGKPRVYATEAKKVLESRLKTASKASNGITKLENWLNETLVSQEICKLLATSRLGVIENLLKKFSNELEKSLSALRSKIQYVADQERFAFERAKDIKKSSILDAQTKIVQQQSKILDLVRKSLENECKDLIIEIRDGDPQYVKEKESVIQRRLNRLASQLIDHANSVINEYISDFLPDTKIVYKFKETDFVMPPEGNTAAWIGAGIGAVLGLGLGGFASVPAAQFGSYLGLRISQDAYLTKVSDTISTSCKVFLSSFHSQHNTHFNRIEQEYSNLYNNTNAEQYQASAFLRDLQETERKYIVLQIWYEQIYQAIVDTKALFCSSI; encoded by the coding sequence ATGACAGTTGATTATGTCGAACAAACTATAGCTATTCTGTATCAAAAGGTTGATATCTTTTTTGACTATCCCTGTTTGCAAACTGCACCGCCAGAGCTAGAAAAAATTGTGAAAGCGATTTTGAGACATCGTAAGCCATTGATGCGAAAGCAAATTTACATTACTTTCTTCGGCACATTCAAAGCAGGAAAATCAACATTAATCAATGCAATTTTAGCAGACCGCATACTTCCATCACGCGCAAACAGAGCTACTGGTGTCATTACTAGAGTTGCTTATTGTTCTCAAAAAACTGCCTACATTACCAAAAAAGGAACTCAAAAGAAATTTTCTCAAGTTCCTTATGATGATGTCGCTAAGTACATCTTGCTAGATACATCTCAAGGTAATTCTGTAATCCCTGAAGATATTGAGTCTGTTGTTTTGGGGATTCCTAAGCCAATATTGAAAGATGATCGCGTTATCATCGATACCCCTGGCATCAGAGATACACCAGAGCTAACCAATATCACCTTTAAAGAACTTGCAAAGGCTGATTTAGCAGTAATGGTCTTAAAAGCAGGTCAAATTCTATCTGAAGATGAAAAGAGTATGGCATTATCCGTTAATTCCTTACTCAGAGGTAATGTCGTTTTTATCATCAATCGCTTTGATGAAATTGACGAAGAAGAAGAAAGCAAAGCCGATGTATTCAAATGGGCAGTATCTGATTTGCAAAAACTAAGACTGGGTAATTCTATAGTTGGGAAGCCTCGCGTCTATGCTACAGAAGCTAAAAAAGTTCTTGAATCTCGTCTAAAAACTGCGTCTAAAGCATCCAATGGCATCACTAAATTGGAAAACTGGCTTAATGAAACCCTTGTGAGTCAAGAAATTTGTAAATTACTTGCGACTTCTCGACTGGGTGTAATAGAAAACTTACTCAAGAAATTTTCTAACGAACTAGAAAAAAGTTTGAGTGCTTTGCGATCCAAAATTCAATATGTGGCTGATCAAGAAAGATTCGCTTTTGAACGTGCAAAAGACATTAAGAAAAGTTCTATTCTTGATGCACAAACAAAAATAGTGCAACAGCAATCTAAAATATTAGATTTAGTTAGAAAGTCACTTGAAAATGAATGTAAGGATTTAATTATAGAAATTCGTGATGGTGATCCACAATATGTAAAAGAGAAGGAAAGTGTAATACAACGTAGGTTAAACAGACTTGCATCTCAATTAATTGATCATGCAAATTCAGTAATAAATGAATATATCTCTGACTTTCTTCCAGACACTAAAATTGTTTATAAGTTTAAAGAAACAGATTTTGTTATGCCACCTGAAGGTAATACTGCTGCATGGATTGGGGCTGGTATAGGAGCAGTTCTTGGACTCGGACTGGGGGGCTTTGCCTCAGTTCCAGCCGCCCAATTTGGCTCTTATTTAGGTTTGCGAATATCTCAAGATGCTTATCTGACAAAGGTTTCTGATACTATAAGCACATCATGCAAAGTGTTTTTATCATCTTTTCACTCACAACACAATACGCACTTTAATAGAATAGAACAAGAATACTCTAATCTCTATAACAATACTAATGCGGAACAATACCAAGCATCAGCTTTTCTCAGAGATTTACAAGAAACTGAGAGAAAGTACATAGTATTGCAGATTTGGTATGAGCAAATTTATCAGGCGATCGTAGATACTAAGGCTTTATTTTGTTCCAGTATATGA
- a CDS encoding aldo/keto reductase, with protein sequence MTAKNLVEPRQLGSTSLTVFPLALGCMGMSGMYGSTNDDESISTIHAALDGGVNLLDTGDFYGCGHNEMLIGRALKDRRDQAMLSVKFGALRSPDGGWTGVDGRPESVKNFAAYSLTRLGVDHIDIYRLARLDPNVPIEETISAIADLVKAGYVRHIGLSEVGVETIRRAHAVHPISDLQIEYSLISREPETTIFPVLDELGIGVTAYGVLSRGLLSGSTPTAPNDFRAYLPRFSGENLTKNQRLVEELKKISTEKGTTPSQIAIAWVLAKSKTIIPLIGARKRSQLSESLASVQIHLSPEDLAHIEDAIPASAIAGTRYDEGQMKMLDSER encoded by the coding sequence ATGACTGCAAAAAACCTCGTTGAGCCGCGACAGCTTGGATCCACAAGCCTAACCGTTTTCCCGCTGGCACTCGGATGTATGGGAATGTCAGGCATGTATGGTTCAACCAATGATGATGAAAGCATTAGTACGATCCATGCTGCGCTGGATGGCGGTGTCAATCTGCTGGATACAGGGGATTTCTACGGTTGTGGACATAATGAAATGTTGATTGGACGGGCGCTCAAAGACCGCCGTGATCAAGCGATGCTCTCCGTAAAATTTGGTGCGTTACGGTCGCCAGACGGCGGATGGACTGGCGTAGATGGGCGACCCGAATCAGTGAAGAATTTTGCAGCATATAGTCTGACTCGCCTAGGCGTAGACCACATTGACATTTACCGCCTTGCTCGTCTCGATCCCAATGTCCCCATTGAAGAGACGATCAGCGCGATAGCAGATCTCGTGAAAGCGGGCTATGTCCGTCATATAGGACTATCAGAGGTGGGGGTAGAGACGATTCGCCGTGCCCATGCTGTTCACCCGATTAGCGATCTCCAAATTGAATATTCCCTCATCAGTCGCGAACCCGAAACCACAATCTTTCCTGTTCTTGATGAACTTGGGATTGGTGTGACTGCCTATGGTGTTCTGTCTCGTGGACTGCTGAGTGGTTCCACCCCCACTGCCCCAAATGATTTTCGTGCCTATCTGCCGCGCTTTAGCGGTGAAAATCTAACCAAAAATCAACGTTTGGTTGAAGAGTTGAAGAAAATTTCAACAGAGAAGGGCACAACTCCTTCTCAGATTGCGATCGCTTGGGTATTGGCAAAAAGCAAGACCATCATTCCGCTCATTGGCGCTCGTAAACGCTCTCAACTATCGGAATCGTTGGCATCTGTTCAGATTCACTTGTCTCCAGAAGATTTAGCTCATATCGAAGATGCAATTCCTGCTTCTGCGATCGCTGGGACTCGCTATGATGAGGGTCAAATGAAAATGCTAGACAGCGAACGGTAA
- a CDS encoding cupin domain-containing protein — protein sequence MNAHAETLLARLPGEVTAQWPGGERFVRALAHGTMSVEIYAPVETDPQSPHSQDELYFIISGTGTFVNGDERLSFSPGSAFFVPAGQTHRFENFSSDFATWVVFWGPPGGER from the coding sequence ATGAATGCCCACGCCGAGACGCTTCTAGCCCGCCTTCCGGGCGAGGTCACTGCGCAGTGGCCAGGCGGTGAGAGGTTCGTCCGGGCGCTTGCCCACGGCACCATGTCGGTTGAGATCTATGCGCCCGTCGAAACGGATCCACAGTCTCCGCATAGCCAAGATGAGCTGTACTTCATCATCTCAGGGACGGGAACTTTCGTGAACGGAGATGAGCGACTGAGCTTTTCGCCCGGCTCAGCGTTCTTCGTGCCCGCAGGGCAGACACACCGCTTTGAGAACTTCTCAAGCGACTTCGCAACGTGGGTGGTCTTCTGGGGGCCGCCCGGCGGTGAGCGGTGA